The DNA region GACCGGCATCGAGCCCGCCCCGGCGCTGGGGGGTTAAACCGCCCGGCTATGCTGCGGGTATGGGCGTGACCCTGTATCCCGTCGACTCCAGCATGATGAGCCACGTCGGCTATGATGAGGCCACCCAGACCCTGACGATCCTGTTCCAGAGCGGCAAGCGGTACGAGGACAGCGGGGTGGAGAAGGCCGTCTTCGACGGTCTGCGGGGCGCCTCCTCGCCAGGGTCCTCTTTCAACGACCTCATCGCCGACTGTCATCCGTACCGTCAGATCAGGACGCGCGGGCGGCCATGACCGAACTAACCTTCACATCCGGGGATATAAGGGCCGCCTCCCGCGTGCTGACGGCAACCGCCGCCAACCTCGCCGCCCTGGGAAGGCCGCTCTGGCCGGTGCCCAGCCTGACCCCGGAGCGGCTGGAGAGGCACTACCCGGCCGAAAGCTGGCGGGTCGCGTGGCTGGGGGACAGGCCCGTGGGCGCCTTCGCCCTGATCCCCGAGGACCCGCTCTTCTGGCCGGAGGCGGCACCCGGGGAGGCCCGCTACCTGCACAAGCTCGGCGTCCACCCGGACGCGCAGGGCCGGAGGCTCGCCTCCCTTCTGCTGGAGGAAGCCCGGCGCGAGACGCGGGTCGCCGGGGCCCCCTTCCTGCGCCTCGACACCGCCGCTGGCCGCCCCAAACTTCGCGCCCTGTACGAGGCGGCGGGCTTCCGGGCAGTGGACGAGCAGCATGTCAGGGGCTTTCACGTCGTCCGGTACGAGTTGTCCGTCTGAGGACCGACGCCCACGCCCCGGTGGGCGACTATGCTGAGCGGCGTGTCAAGCCCACAACCCACCGCCCGAGCCGGGGAGGGAGCCGTATGACCCCCTCCCCCACCCCGCGCCCCCGCAGCGTGCTCTTCGCGCCGGGCAACCGCGCCGACCTGATCGCCAAGCTGCCCCGCAGCGGCCCGGACGCCGTCGTCCTCGACCTGGAGGACGCCGTGCCCAGTGGCCCGGAGGCGAAGGCGGCGGCCCGGACGGTCACGCGGGACGCGGCGCGCGACCTGATCGCCGCTCATCCCCACCTCGCGGTGTTCGTGCGGGTGAACGCGCCGCACTCGCCCTTCTTCGAGGACGACCTCGGCGTGCTCACCCCCGAGCTGGCGGGCGTCGTCCTGCCCAAGCTGGAATCGGCGGCGGACGTGCGGCTGGTGGCGGAGGCGCTGGCCGGGCGGGGCCTGAGCCTGCCCGTCATGGCGGGGCTGGAGACGGGCGCGGGGGTGTGGAACGCGCGGGAGATTCTGGTGCCGCCCGTCCGGTGGGCGTACTTCGGGGCGGAGGACTACGTGACCGACCTGGGGGGGCAGCGGACACCGGGCAATGTGCCCGTTCCCAACCTGGAAGTGCTGTACGCCCGCTCGCGGGTGGCCCTCGCCGCCCGGCTCGCGGGAGTCCCGGCCCTCGACATCGTGGTCACGCGGCTGGGGGACGAGGCCACCTTCCGTGAGGACGCCGCACAGGGCCGGGCGCTGGGCTACGCGGGGAAGCTGTGCATCCACCCGGCGCAGGTTCCCCTGGCGCACGAGTATTTCGGCCCCACCGACGCCGAGGCCGGGCGGGCCCGCCGCCTCCTGGCCGCCGCGCACGAGGCCGCGCAGTCGGGGCGCGGCGCCTTCTCCTTCGAGGGGCAGATGGTGGACGAGCCCATGCTCGCGCGGGCGCGGGCGATCCTGCACGCGCGGGGGGAGCAGACATGAACGACGACCTGAACCGCCCCCAGGGCCGCTACTTCGAGGAGCTTCTGGTCGGCACCGTGATCAGGCACCGGGTCACGCGGACGGTGACGGAGGCCGACAACGTCTTCTTCACCACCCTCACCATGAACCCGCAGCCGCTGCACCTCGACCACGAGTACGCCGCCGCCACCGAGTTCGGGCGCCCGCTGGTGAACAGCCTGCTCACCCTGAGCCTGCTCGTCGGCCTGAGCGTCCACGAGCTGACCCTGGGAACCCTGGTCGCCAACCTGGGGCTGAGTGACGTGGTGTTCCCGAAGCCCGTCTTCCACGGCGACACCCTGCGCGCGGAGTCGGAGGTGCTGGACGCCCGGGAGAGCCGTAGCCGCCCGGACGCCGGGATCGTGACCGTCGAGCACCGGGCGATCAACCAGCGGGGCGAGGTGGTGGCGCGGTGCAAACGGACGGCTCTGATGCAGCGCAGGCCCTGAGCCGATCCTTGCGCCTGCCCGGACTCTCCCCGGCCGAACTGGAACTCCGGGTCGTCGAGCTTCTTCCAGAGGGACCGGGGCAGGGGGACCTCGCCCTGGCGCTCCGGGTGACGGGCACGAACTTTCACTTCCGGGAGGACCACCTCTGGGTCGGGCGGGAGGCGGTCGCCGCGTTCCTGGCCGAGTTCGGGGCCCTGGCCCACGCCCGCTCGGGCCGCGCGAGCCTCCGGTTCATGAGCCCACACGTGCTGGAGTTCTTCGCGGTGGGCGGGACGGCCGACCTTGCCCTGCACGGGCGCTTCACGTCGTCCACCCGCGTCGGGGCGGTGACGTTGCCCACGACGGTCGACTTCCACATTTCACTGGGCGGGGAGTTCGTGGAGCGGGCGTGGGCGGAGTTCCGGCGACTCTTGGGCTCGACCTGAACCCCGTCGTCGTCCCCTCTCAGTCCGAGGCCGCCGCAGCCGTCAGCCCCGCCTGCTCGGCGATGACGCGCGGCCAGGCCAGCTTCCTCGCGCGCCACGCGAAGATGAGCACCTTGACGACCTCCTCCGCCACCCGCGCGAGGAGCACGCCCCACACCCCGAGGCCCAGCCCGAAGGCCAGTCCCCACGCCAGTGGCAGGCCGACCGCGAAGGCGCCCACCGCGTCGCCCAGCAATACCCCGCGCGTGTCGCTGCCGGAGACCCAAGGCTCAGTCGCGCCGTCCAGCCACAGGGCCAGCCACAGGGCCAGCCACAGGGGACGAGGCGACGGGCAGCGAAACCTGAAGGGAAGGCCAGCCCCTCCGCGCCGCCCAGGGTGTATCTCCTGGGTTATGCCTGAACCCCTGCGCGTCGCCATCGTGGGCACCGCCGCCCGCTCCGACTACCTGTACGGGCCCATCGTGCAGGCGCTGCCCGAGCACGTCACCCTCGTCGGCGTGTGGGGGCGGGGCGAGGAGTCGGCGCGGCGGTTGGGCGAAAGCCTGGGCGTGCCCCATTTCACCGACCTCGGCCGCCTGATCCGGGAGACGGGGGCGCAGGTCGGCATCGTCTCCGTCGCCTACGCGGCGAACGGGGAGGTGGGGCTGATGGCCGTGGAGCATGGTCTGCACGTCCTGCTGGAGACCCCTATCGCGCACGACCTGCGGGAGGCGGACGCGATCATCGGGGCGGCGAGGAGCCGGGGCCTCAAGGTCGAGGTGGCCGAGCAGTTCCACCGCCGCCCGCCCGAGCAGATCAAGCTGCGGCTGATCGAGTCCGGGGTGTTCGGGCGGGTCTACTCCTCCTTCAGCGACTTCGCGGGGCACGGCTACCACGGGGTCAGCGTGATGCGCAGTTACCTGGGCTTCGGCGCCCGGCCCGTGCGCGTGGTCGGGATGGTGCGG from Deinococcus aetherius includes:
- a CDS encoding KTSC domain-containing protein, giving the protein MGVTLYPVDSSMMSHVGYDEATQTLTILFQSGKRYEDSGVEKAVFDGLRGASSPGSSFNDLIADCHPYRQIRTRGRP
- a CDS encoding GNAT family N-acetyltransferase translates to MTELTFTSGDIRAASRVLTATAANLAALGRPLWPVPSLTPERLERHYPAESWRVAWLGDRPVGAFALIPEDPLFWPEAAPGEARYLHKLGVHPDAQGRRLASLLLEEARRETRVAGAPFLRLDTAAGRPKLRALYEAAGFRAVDEQHVRGFHVVRYELSV
- a CDS encoding HpcH/HpaI aldolase/citrate lyase family protein, translating into MTPSPTPRPRSVLFAPGNRADLIAKLPRSGPDAVVLDLEDAVPSGPEAKAAARTVTRDAARDLIAAHPHLAVFVRVNAPHSPFFEDDLGVLTPELAGVVLPKLESAADVRLVAEALAGRGLSLPVMAGLETGAGVWNAREILVPPVRWAYFGAEDYVTDLGGQRTPGNVPVPNLEVLYARSRVALAARLAGVPALDIVVTRLGDEATFREDAAQGRALGYAGKLCIHPAQVPLAHEYFGPTDAEAGRARRLLAAAHEAAQSGRGAFSFEGQMVDEPMLARARAILHARGEQT
- a CDS encoding MaoC family dehydratase, with product MNDDLNRPQGRYFEELLVGTVIRHRVTRTVTEADNVFFTTLTMNPQPLHLDHEYAAATEFGRPLVNSLLTLSLLVGLSVHELTLGTLVANLGLSDVVFPKPVFHGDTLRAESEVLDARESRSRPDAGIVTVEHRAINQRGEVVARCKRTALMQRRP